The following nucleotide sequence is from Trypanosoma brucei gambiense DAL972 chromosome 3, complete sequence.
TCAATAGGCAAATGCATACTAGCGCGCGTTCCGACATAAGATTTTACCGTGCGACTCGTTGTGTTGCCAGTTGGTCGACGCTGCCTTACGAACCAGTGAAGCGGAACTTCGTGTTTTCTTGTCCACTCTGAGTGGAGCCACTTCTGCAGTGGTGAACGTTTTTTATGATTCCTCCCCtccgctgctgtttttacCGAGGCGCACAAGGCGGGACGACAGAGAGTCGCATAGAGTACAACGGTGATGAGTGAAAGCAGTCGCAGATGCTTTTGACTGGACGACATGAACACGGACCGTGCGAGATgaacttcttttccttttcggcTTTATCGaattcgttttcttttttttttttttgctccccttttcctccccctttaaCTTTGTCTCTTTAATCCTTTTCACTCTGATCACTGAATCAAGGCTACACAGAGTATAGGGTACTTCCGACTACGAGAAAAAAACGACACTAATACTGATTTATTGGAGAAtgcctctttcttttttcttgtatttaCGTGTggtcttccctttccctctccttcactCAGCTCAAACCTATACTAGGTGAGCCAACGCCACCCAACACTACCGTAATATACCACTAAGCACTCAGCGATTGGTGAgaactactactactacacatacacacacatacatacatacatagcAGAGGttgaacaaagaaaaaaggaagaagggaagaagttAAAAAGCCCCCATCGAAGGAAATCAGCGATAAGCGACAGTAAAaaagattttaaaaaaaacaacgtgCACACACTTGGTTCCCTCTCTGAGTGTCATCCGTAAACCGACCAAGTTTTTGACTGCGTGACATATTTGCATCAGCGTGTCCTCTCATCATCACGCGTCTGCCTGCGATAATCAATTTGTCGCCCCACCCTCTTCTACTAACAACTTACTTACGAGTTCCTGCAGCTTCTGCTCGCTCGCCCCTTCCAAGTGACCAATAATGCGACCACAGCGATATGCCACAAATGTGGGAACGCTGCGTATATCGTGTAACGCACTAATTACCGGATTCTCATCCGTGTCTACTGAAATAATGCGTACGCCACGAGTGACGCCCTCCCGCAGCACACCGAGTGCCTCAGGAGAAACCGCGACATCCGCGAATGTAATCCCCAACAATCTCAGCAACCTTTGCGTTAGTCCTAACGTATCCTCTTGTGAATAAGCGTGTGATGAGCTACATTGGGGAatggaagaggaaacgaCGCCCTGTTCCTTCTCcgtttccatttcttctaACGCCCGCGTGATGGATATGCACGGCTTACACCGATTAGTGTGGAAGTACACTAAAACAGCTGCATCAGCGTTTACATGATCGGTGAATATCCTCAGCTGCCCGCTCAAGCAGGCACCGCTCCGCCGTAGCGCATAACCTCGTATAGCTTCTTGCCGTAACCGACTAACATTTAAAATAGACGTGGCGTAACGGCGGAGGCCCACGGTAGCAGACATGTATTAAAACTCCTCACGGGTGGCACAAGCGGTAGACTTCTGAGGTTATGGGTGCGCTTCCATGCAGCAGTGGAGGGGGCGAATAAAAAGAGGCAAAAACAAGTGCTCGAAGGAAAcaacaggagaaaaaacaaacacgtgACGGGGGGAATACGACCGACAACCAAGTGAAGACAGCGATGTTAAGGCACTAGGCCGGAATAAGGGAAGTTCCGCCGTCACAATTACAATTCGGAGAAAAGTTCACACCGCGAATGGGTAAACAATTGTTTATGCGAggtgcgggggggggggaaacggGGGGCATTTatcctaaaaaaaaaatgaacatcagagaaaaaaagaaggactgACACAGGAGGGCTGgcaaacgaagaaaaaaaaacagaaaaattaAAGGGATTGTCTCCCCCATCCGTTTTTTTCCTACTGCACTCGTGCTCCCTTTCCTAAACAAATCATGCGCGTTGGgcaaaaggaacaaacaagcaCGCCCAGAGACAGACACAGATGCATACATACaattgaaagaaagaaaacatataaaAGGTTCCCCTTTGGACGCTCCTTAAATCACCCTGAGAGGCAAATGCACACTATTCgctgtaaatatatatatatatatatatattaatgtatttatgtatttatgtattAATTTACCCATCTACACCAACCCACCcacccccacacacacacacacatatacacacaggGAGAAACCCGTTGTCTCACGGAcccaaataaaaatatcacagacatatatatttatataccaATTATATAGTAAATGTGTGACAACAAGATACGGCTCAGCCCTGTTGCATCACCTGTCGCACTCAAATAGTAGGCGCATACAAACTGCAGCTGTTGTGCATTGCCCACCTAATCATTAACGGTAACATTCACAGTGGCAAAACGCCGATAAAAAACTGGGAAAGGTAggcaaaggaaaataataataaagaaaaaaagtaataagtTTAAATGTCTGAATATGAATATGGGAGGGTAACGATCCTCATACCACACAAGCGGTACCTATTatgtgaaaaaagaaaagaaaaaaaaaaacacaagcgaTGCAGCATCTCCAGTTTGTCCGTGCCATTTTCCGAGTGCACCACCACGAGGAACAAAACTCGTGGATCACATTGATGTATCATACGGAGGACCCAAAAAAGTTGAAACAATATCTTTCCATTCCGACTTCTCGGCCTCCACCAAGCCTGAATCCGTGTGTAATAATGTTTGCCATAAACTTGCGATATTGTcctgttgctcctccataAGTGAGGCAGCATCCTCTGTGGGAGTGTCTGTTATGCGTGCTGCATTTATCGTTAAAACTAATAACATGAGAAGTGCACGGCGGCGCTGATGTCGTCGATCTCCATCATCCTCCGGAGATGCACAATTTTCACCTACCAATTTCCGAATCGCAAGCAAGCACTCATCAACTTTCGTCTCTACTGAAGTTAGGTCTGCGTAGTCATCTGTATCGCAGAAGCTAATGCCTTCTCTACTCTCATCGTAGTCATCTGGTGGTTGCATTGTTTTATAAAAATCAGCCAACGCCTCTTGCATCATTACTGTGATGTTTGCGATATCCTCGTCATTCTCCACTTCTGCCATTAGACGACGCCATTGAACCGCTTTGGATGTGCTACGATGTTTCTTCCGCGCGTCGTCCAACTCCTTCTGCAAAAGACCCATCGCCTCCTCCAGCTGGTTAACTTTTTCAGCTTGTGCCTTACACTGCACCTCCAACGCAGCAATTGCCTCAGGCGTTAAGTCCTCAACCGTTAGTTGCAACATGAAGTAAATTATCAGTAGCGCCCAGGTAGAAGATAAAATAACGGCAAATACAAGCGGTAGGTTAATTAAAACAGACACGTacgcgcgcacacacacacacagaccgATTAGCTaaattccttcttccttcaattTATACTACGTTATGGCTTGGAAGTTCGACAAACTACTCATTCAGTTGgatagcaaaagaaaaaaaaagaagaagaccAACAGGAGGGCAACGAAATGCATGTAAcgatacaaaagaaaataaagaaccaagcaaaaaaaaaaaactcgagcgaaaaataaaaagaaaaacaacttACTAAAAGTGGCGCCGTCACCTCTCAGAGGCGGGAGATAAACGGAGGCACACGTAGACGCGGGCGCACATAAGTGGATATTCGTTTCTAAACATTTAAATATTTGTTAATTTATTTACAATTGAGAGgtgggtaaaaaaaaaaaaagaaagaaaggaacgaTAGACCTTCACGCAGAATGAAGAAATTTTGATGACGAAGACGAATCCTCCCCGTTTGCTCTCGCCCCGCACacacatcaaaaacaaaacagaagatcGATCACCTCAATGGCATATGCAACCAAGCGCACGAATTAaggagcagaaaagaaaagggatacGAAAAAGAACGGACGCGCACGGGTTTAATGCCGTGCAAAGATATaagcaaaccaaaaaaaaaaacaaacgaaaggaCAAACATATTCCTACAAGAAAATTAACTCAATCGCTTCGCACGACGGTAAATCATGACGGAGAGGCAAAGAAGTAGAGTAAATGGgaggcgaaaagaaaaaggaaacacttATTTTCTCTTATCAATaacttcttcccttttccctcctcattAGGTTCGTTTCTCCCGATAGCAAATAACGGGCAGACGCATATGAGCATTTGAATAACAAAAGATGATGAGGAAACATGggagataagaaaaaaaaaatgaataaacacacacatacgcatgTCCATCTATACATGCATGTACGTGctttcactttccttttatttttacataAATCCGTGTATCTGTTTAtttgcgtatatatatatatatatatatatttgtgtgtgtgtgtgtgagtggcATTGgcagagggggggggagatgATCATTCGTTGCGCagtaaaatacaaaaaaaaaaaacagaggcaaacccaagaaaaataaaaagcattCGTGTAAGAAAGAAGGTAAAGCGGAAACAGATGACCACACGGGGAACTACCGCCTGTTATTGCGCGACCTCTGATACCGCTCCTTTGCCTCAGCGAAACGTAGCAGTTCCTCCTCCGTCGCTGCACTCAAATCTAATCCTTTCGGAATAATCGTCTTCTGCCCGATCTCGTTTAGATTAATCAACACAAAAGAGGCACGGTTTGTGGTAACGACATGGCCATCGCGTTCCACCACAAGTTTGACGTCAACCTccattgttgtgttgtgaaCATAAATAATATCCGCCTCCAACGTTACCCAATCAGTACCAAACACGGGATGATGGAACTCCACATTATGCATGGCAACCGTTGAGATGTGACGATTGCCCGTGAACATGCGACCGCAATGAACGGCATGTCGCTCCATCCAACGCATCAATTCACCACCAAAGATGGTTCGGTTATTATTCAGGtggtaaagcaaaaaaatgcGATGGGCAGAGGTGCGCGTGGAGGCGATCGGTACACGAATGGGTTTGGCCGCGTTAACAGTGCATTCCACATCGCTACAAGTTATGGATTTCTTCTGCAAATCAGATGATATCTTTTTTGCCTCAGCGGCAATATTGCGTGCAGCCAAGTAGCCATTGTGGTAACTCACATCATTTTCATCGGTAAGCTCAACCGCGGGAACGGTTTTAACGGCGCGCAAATTTTCATCAATTGCCACCATCGTGAAATAGCTTTCACCCGTGAGAGATTCGGTTATGGTAGATGGTGATCGTCTGTAGAAGCGGATGTGAATTCCCATGGAACTGCTTCCGCAGTAAATTAAGCGTCCATGCATGCGAACCACATCACCGTGCAGAACAGGGGAGTAAAATGTTGTGGTACTTACACCCACTGTGCTGCAGCTTACACGCGGCTTCATGGAGCTGAGATAAACTTCCGAAACGCGTTTGGCGCATAAATCCATCATTGCCAGTAACTCACCCGCTGCCAGTCGGTTTTCTGACCACAGTTCCTTTCCCACAAGGTCTGTCCAGTCCACACTAGCAACAGGCTTCGTGCCGTTTTTACTATTGCCTACGACGAGTTGCCGCCGACTGCTCAAACACCCGCCACATAAAAACGGGATCAAATGCGATGGGGTAAAACAGCGACGCAACATTTAaccctttcctccactttggcttgctttcttttcctttcctctttaaaCTCAATTCCTTTCGCCTTACCTGCCCTATTGTTATGACAACTCTGCGGGTACGGACGCAACCCTATAGCAGCAATGCACACTACCCGGTTGCAAAATATCCAAATTGTTCCCtctctgttttgtttccttctatCACTTTCGCTATTCTTAAATAAAGTTAAGTTCCAAAGCTTATCtccttgcctttttttttttcaccttcctctctttctctttctctttttctctttgttgcttTATTGCCAGCTTCTCTCCAGTCCTTCTGCTTTGCTTGTGACGCAATACACGATCCGAAATCACAGTCAATTAATTAACAAGAGatgtgggaaaaagaaagagtaaCTTAAGGTACTGAAGAGTTGAGGTTTGGATCCTGCAGCTCCACAGATTTATACACAAGTGAGGCGACaatgcattttttttctttttttttttacggacGCACGTTCAACACGTGCGCTGCACCCATGAAGCAGACCGttaaaagggaggggagagggagaaacatttgaaaaaaaaaaaggaaacgaaacaCAAAATAAATGTGCATAAAATATAAATCTAAACACAAATGGATCATATGTGTTGTACAAATCGTGGTAGTGAATGCACATATTGACCACTTAATATACTTTATATTCCTTCATTCGATCCCttcatatttcctttttttatattccttACCCTTTACCTTCATTTGCCATTTTCATGTTATTCCCAATACTTaactctttgttgttttattacatttttttttcctttttactcacccccttttttgttcctcccTCTCTAACCTCCTTCATTCGATGCATTTACATTTATTACTTCATACCGCTTTCATCAGTACATACGTTTATTGAACAAATACACATCTGCCACAAGTCTAGATAttacgcaaacacacatctcttttttttttctttttttttttcttttttttcccccctccccccgctGCACGGCTCAACCATTTCatttaataaaaagaaattacCTCCACTGGTGAGTGatcagaaaagggggaaagatcAAGATAGAGATAAGGAAATAGAGATAAGGAAAtagggaaaaaggaaaaaaaaagcaaaagaaagattAGAAGGCGGAGAACACAGCTGAAGTGGTGGGGTGCCACCACAAGCGCGGATTTCTtattgagtttttttttttaatttcatcTTTTAAAAGGAACTCGACACTGGAAGAATCACAGCCGCGAGACAGGCACtacacaaaacaaattaaaacaaaaacagcttGATATATCATTTCACACTGAGCAGCAAATGGCGAGCagaaattttataaaacaaaaaaaaaagaggaaaagataaaaacaacaacaacaatataaGGAGACGCAAACATGCACTCGCACATACAGagatttaaatatatatatatatatatatatatacgaaagTGCACATCATTTGTTATAATTGTAATTATAATTGTTACTGTAGCGATTGTTACCATCACGATTAAGTGGAAAGAGGGAGCGCCATATCTTCCCTGATATCTTACTTGACTGCGCTCTCTGt
It contains:
- a CDS encoding thioredoxin, putative, whose protein sequence is MSATVGLRRYATSILNVSRLRQEAIRGYALRRSGACLSGQLRIFTDHVNADAAVLVYFHTNRCKPCISITRALEEMETEKEQGVVSSSIPQCSSSHAYSQEDTLGLTQRLLRLLGITFADVAVSPEALGVLREGVTRGVRIISVDTDENPVISALHDIRSVPTFVAYRCGRIIGHLEGASEQKLQELVSKLLVEEGGATN